In a genomic window of Amblyomma americanum isolate KBUSLIRL-KWMA chromosome 4, ASM5285725v1, whole genome shotgun sequence:
- the LOC144129542 gene encoding uncharacterized protein LOC144129542, which produces MAAHVSAARKRIDGWPKKGRNRRYCCVHQCHNEEGLDKDVTFYSFSGKANAQERRQRWIQAVRRARRKITRTQQQTITSCSNWAWMLQAMMPQMMCFRMMPQINTCFTVCPHINACSSKHNHYTSALLKLLGMKTTEGRKCQ; this is translated from the exons ATGGCAGCGCACGTAAGCGCGGCACGTAAACGTATCGACGGCTGGCCGAAGAAAGGCCGGAACCGGCGGTACTGCTGCGTTCATCAGTGCCACAATGAGGAAGGCCTCGACAAGGACgtgactttttattcattttctGGGAAGGCGAACGCACAGGAGAGGCGGCAGCGTTGGATTCAGGCTGTCCGGCGCGCAAG GAGAAAGATTACCAGGACACAACAACAGACCATTACCAGCTGCAGCAATTGGGCTTGGATGCTGCAAGCAAT GATGCCACAGATGATGTGCTTCAGAAT GATGCCACAGATCAACACATGTTTCACAGT gtgTCCACACATCAATGCATGCTCTAGCAAACACAACCATTACACCTCAGCACTTCTAAAGTTGTTGGGAATGAAGACAACGGAAGGGAGAAAGTGCCAGTGA
- the LOC144130146 gene encoding neprilysin-1-like translates to MRLKWRQEGNTVAGPVSCAVALFGCLLLIGTIVRYNKPKVEPIKPCESATCQLYVQAVNFSLLPGVEPCRDFYQHVCGGWLRRRSDTVRERLLATFSERVTRFARRTFVPAQFQSPKQRAAMAYTSCADMVSRAYKEEKEIEGVLRSSGLHWPHQTPASNPLSTLLYLCQNWGVAFLVDMHLVGHHRYVVEPTSMYAELLLLRDRIKRHKELFDALRQRYAKDQASQVSYLRQIQLENETLSALRESFDNASAPDLELRGSDVWESLVEQADANVSRYLWRDALRDRLEVDEDPSIRVVVKRPEFVRRIVHLPSRLGGEGFALAMGWIVVQLFSLLTDSQAMRRFYNRGSPDDIEEAQRITCLRIVQENMGFAFNAEYVDEVGTRDALKEVAGIVQRVSRAFREQIRRSPALQDVQVPSYDNKTGALFRYLDRSREEYLRHAFHTYTDMSPLLVLSLEVISKGSTTVIIIIIRVLSNHMLSAEYF, encoded by the exons CGACCTGCCAGCTGTACGTCCAAGCGGTGAATTTCAGCTTGCTGCCCGGCGTGGAACCATGCCGCGACTTCTACCAGCACGTCTGCGGCGGCTGGCTACGCCGACGCAGCGACACCGTGCGTGAAAGGCTGCTGGCGACCTTTTCTGAGCGCGTGACGCGATTTGCGCGGCGTACCTTTGTGCCGGCTCAGTTCCAGTCGCCCAAGCAGCGCGCCGCCATGGCGTACACCTCGTGCGCCGACATGGTGTCCAGGGCGTACAAGGAG GAGAAAGAGATCGAAGGCGTGCTTCGCAGCTCCGGTCTTCACTGGCCCCATCAGACCCCGGCTTCTAATCCGCTCTCGACGCTGCTCTACCTCTGCCAGAACTGGGGCGTGGCGTTCCTCGTCGACATGCACTTGGTGGGCCATCATCGCTACGTGGTCGAGCCGACGAGCATGTACGCCGAGCTGCTTCTTCTGCGCGATCGAATTAAGCGTCACAAAGAACTGTTCGACGCGCTACGACAGCGTTACGCCAAGGACCAGGCTTCGCAGGTCTCCTACCTGCGCCAGATACAGCTGGAGAACGAGACGCTGTCTGCGCTTCGGGAGTCTTTCGATAATGCCAGTGCTCCGGATCTGGAGCTCCGTGGCAGCGACGTCTGGGAGTCACTCGTCGAACAGGCAGATGCGAACGTCAGTCGCTACCTATGGAGGGACGCGTTGCGCGACCGACTCGAGGTGGACGAGGACCCAAGTATCCGGGTGGTAGTGAAGAGGCCCGAATTCGTTCGGCGTATCGTTCACCTGCCCTCCAGGCTGGGCGGAGAAGGCTTCGCACTCGCTATGGGCTGGATAGTTGTGCAGCTGTTTTCCCTGCTGACCGACAGCCAGGCCATGCGTCGTTTCTACAACCGGGGTTCGCCCGACGACATCGAAGAGGCGCAGCGAATCACCTGCCTCCGCATTGTCCAGGAGAACATGGGTTTCGCCTTCAACGCCGAGTACGTGGACGAGGTGGGGACGCGGGATGCACTCAAAGAAGTGGCAGGCATCGTGCAGCGTGTGAGCCGGGCCTTCCGCGAGCAGATCAGAAGGTCACCAGCGCTGCAAGACGTCCAGGTGCCCTCTTACGACAACAAAACAGGCGCCCTGTTCCGCTACTTGGACAGATCTAGAGAGGAGTACTTGCGGCACGCCTTCCACACCTACACGGACATGTCACCACTGCTTGTCCTCTCGTTGGAAGTCATAAGCAAGGGTTCGActacggtaataataataataataagagtTCTTAGTAATCATATGCTGTCTGCGGAGTATTTCTAA